The region GTATTCGAGTTCCACGGGGGTGGCGCGACCGAAGATACTGACGGAGACGAGAAGTTTTCCTTTTTCGGGATCGATTTCTTCGACCACGCCACTTTGGCTCTCGAAAGGGCCATCGGCGACCTTGACGCCATCGCCGACCTGAAACTGAATTTTCGGGCGAGCCCCTTCTTCACGCTCTTGGATTTGCGCTAGCATGGAGTCGACTTCGCGCTGCCGCATCGGCATCGGCTTGTTCTTGGAACCGGCAAAGCCAATCGATCCCACGGTTTCCTGAATGAAATACCAAGTCTTGTCCACGAGCTTCCCATGGTCGTCCAGCAGGTGCATGTTCACGATGACGTAGCCGGGGAAGAACTTCTTTTTGGATTCCGTTTTCTTGCCCCGCTTGACCTCGGAAACCATTTCCGTGGGCACGAGCACGTCGAAAACGAGGTCACCCATTTCCTCAGTCGCAATGCGGCGCTTGATGTTGTCCCGGACCTTCCCTTCCTGGCCGGAAAGGACGTGCACGACATACCATTGCTCTTTGGCTGTGGGGATGGCTGGCATCAGAGGAGGAGGATCAGAAGGAGGTGATCGCTTGGATCAATCCGCGCATGATGAGGTCGAAGAGCGAGACGAAGCCCCCCAGGAGGAGCATCGCGACGATGACCACCACCGTGGAGTCAGACAGCTCCTTGAAACGCTTGAATCCCCTTTCCTTGGTCTTGGGTTCCCACGGCCAGTTGGCTTTTTTGAGCTCGATTTTGACCTCGTTGAGAAAGGTGGTGGTCTTCTTCAGCATGGGCGGGACGCGCGGGAGAGGAGGAGGCGGTGCGTTTCGGTCGATGAGATTGAGTGGCAGGGCAGGAGGGACTCGAACCCACAACCAATGGTTTTGGAGACCACTACTCTACCAGTTGAGCTACTGCCCTTTGACAGTTGAGGGAGCGACGGCTTGGAGAACATTCTCCCAAGCCGTGCCCCCTGCATTCTGAGAAAGCACTCAATCGTTCGAACGATTCTTTGCGTAAGGCGTTTCCGTTTGGGTTAGGTGATTCGGTGGCGGAAGGAGGGGCTCACTCGACGATTTCAGCGACCCGGCCGGCACCGACGGTGCGGCCTCCTTCGCGAATCGCGAAACGCATGGTTTTTTCCATGGCGATCGGGGTGATCAGCTCCACTTCGAGGGAGATGTTGTCACCAGGCATCACCATTTCGACTCCGTCGGGGAGCTTGATGGAACCGGTCACATCCGTGGTCCGGAAGTAGAACTGCGGGCGGTAGTTCGAGAAAAAGGGAGTGTGGCGGCCGCCCTCGTCCTTGCTCAATACATAGATTTCAGCGGTGAAC is a window of Verrucomicrobiota bacterium DNA encoding:
- the nusG gene encoding transcription termination/antitermination protein NusG, with translation MPAIPTAKEQWYVVHVLSGQEGKVRDNIKRRIATEEMGDLVFDVLVPTEMVSEVKRGKKTESKKKFFPGYVIVNMHLLDDHGKLVDKTWYFIQETVGSIGFAGSKNKPMPMRQREVDSMLAQIQEREEGARPKIQFQVGDGVKVADGPFESQSGVVEEIDPEKGKLLVSVSIFGRATPVELEYWQVEKEG
- a CDS encoding preprotein translocase subunit SecE, whose amino-acid sequence is MLKKTTTFLNEVKIELKKANWPWEPKTKERGFKRFKELSDSTVVVIVAMLLLGGFVSLFDLIMRGLIQAITSF